From Medicago truncatula cultivar Jemalong A17 chromosome 7, MtrunA17r5.0-ANR, whole genome shotgun sequence, a single genomic window includes:
- the LOC25499280 gene encoding casein kinase 1-like protein 10, translated as MDHVIAGKFKLGRKIGSGSFGELYIAVNVQTGEEVAVKLEPVKTKHPQLHYESKLYMLLQGGTGVPHLKWFGVEGEYNVMAIDLLGPSLEDLFNYCNRKLTLKTVLMLADQLINRVEYMHSRGFLHRDIKPDNFLMGLGRKANQVYIIDYGLAKKFRDLQTHRHIPYRENKNLTGTARYASVNTHLGIEQSRRDDLESLGYVLMYFLRGSLPWQGLKAGTKKQKYDKISEKKMTTSIEVLCKSYPSEFTSYFHYCRSLRFEDKPDYSYLKRLFRDLFIREGYQFDYVFDWTILKYPQISGSSSRGRHDSGKAAMNAGPSVQRPEKLSVGKELRERFTGAVEAFSRRNPTSSSPRGEHSKHRSFEDVATMHKDAYHDQDKGRNSGRHGSSSRRPIISSSTKPSSSGDHTDSRTGRLTSSGSRPSTAHRTQPMHETKQPTYTRSGSTRGNREDTLRSFELLSIRK; from the exons ATGGATCATGTGATTGCTGGGAAGTTTAAATTGGGGAGGAAAATTGGAAGTGGGTCTTTTGGGGAGCTTTATATAG CTGTTAATGTACAAACTGGGGAGGAGGTTGCTGTTAAGCTG GAACCTGTGAAGACCAAGCATCCACAACTTCACTATGAATCAAAATTGTATATGCTTCTTCAAGGAGGAA CGGGGGTTCCTCACCTGAAGTGGTTTGGAGTTGAGGGAGAATACAATGTGATGGCAATTGATCTTCTTGGGCCCAGTCTGGAAGATCTGTTCAATTATTGCAACCGGAAGTTAACATTGAAGACGGTTTTGATGCTTGCTGATCAGTTA ATTAACAGAGTTGAATACATGCATTCAAGAGGTTTCCTTCATCGGGACATAAAGCCAGACAATTTTTTAATGGGCCTAGGGCGTAAAGCAAACCAG GTCTACATCATTGACTATGGCCTCGCCAAAAAATTCAGAGATCTTCAGACTCATAGGCACATACCATACAG gGAAAACAAGAACCTTACAGGCACGGCTCGGTACGCGAGTGTCAACACTCATCTTGGAATTG AACAAAGCAGAAGGGATGATCTGGAATCTCTTGGTTATGTTCTCATGTACTTCTTAAGAGGAAG tcTTCCTTGGCAGGGACTGAAAGCGGgcaccaaaaaacaaaaatatgataaaatcagtGAGAAGAAGATGACAACTTCCATAGAG GTGCTCTGCAAATCATATCCGTCCGAATTTACATCATACTTTCACTACTGCCGATCATTGCGGTTCGAAGACAAGCCTGACTATTCATATCTGAAGAGGCTTTTTCGAGATCTATTTATCCGAGAAG GCTATCAATTTGACTATGTTTTTGACTGGACTATACTGAAGTATCCGCAAATTAGTGGCAGTAGCTCTAGAGGGCGG CATGACAGTGGCAAGGCGGCTATGAATGCAGGGCCATCTGTTCAGAGGCCAGAAAAGTTATCAG TTGGGAAAGAGCTTCGAGAGAGATTCACTGGTGCTGTTGAAGCATTCTCGCGGAGGAACCCAACAAGTTCTAGTCCTCGTGGTGAGCACTCCAAACATAGGAGTTTTGAGGATGTAGCAACCATGCACAAGGATGCg TATCATGATCAAGACAAGGGACGCAATTCGGGTCGACATGGTAGCAGTTCAAGAAGACCAATAATCTCATCATCAACCAAGCCAAGTTCCTCAGGTGACCATACCGACAGTCGCACTGGCCGGCTGACCTCATCTGGTAGCCGTCCGTCGACCGCACATAGAACTCAACCAATGCATGAGACCAAACAGCCAACTTATACGCGCTCCGGATCTACTAGAGGCAATCGTGAGGATACTCTGCGGAGTTTTGAACTCCTCTCTATCAGGAAGTAA
- the LOC25499281 gene encoding vacuolar protein sorting-associated protein 2 homolog 3 — protein sequence MNIFTKKPTAKEALRESKREMTNATRGIEREIGSLQLEEKKLVAEIKRTAKTGNEGATKVLARQLIRLRQQIANLQGSRAQMRGIATHTQAMHAHSSVAVGMKGATKAMAAMNKQMEPAKQAKVMQEFQKQSAQMDMTTEMMSDVIDDALDDDEAEEETEELTNQVLDEIGIDIASQLSSAPKGRIAAKNTENVGSSGVDDLEKRLAALRNP from the exons ATGAACATCTTCACCAAGAAACCCACCGCCAaag AGGCTCTTCGTGAGAGTAAACGTGAAATGACTAACGCCACTAGAG GTATTGAAAGGGAAATTGGATCATTACAATTGGAA GAAAAGAAATTAGTTGCTGAGATTAAGAGAACTGCTAAGACAGGAAACGAG GGAGCAACTAAAGTACTAGCTCGTCAGTTGATAAGGCTTAGGCAACAGATTGCTAATCTTCAGGGTAGTCGAGCTCAGATGAGAGGCATAGCAACTCACACACAG GCAATGCACGCACATTCTTCTGTTGCTGTTGGAATGAAAGGTGCTACTAAGGCAATGGCAGCTATGAATAAG CAAATGGAACCGGCAAAGCAAGCCAAAGTTATGCAGGAATTCCAGAAACAATCAGCACAGATGGATATGACT ACTGAAATGATGTCAGATGTCATAGATGATGCCTTGGATGATGATGAAGCTGAAGAGGAAACTGAAGAGCTTACAAATCAA GTGCTTGATGAAATCGGTATCGATATTGCCTCACAG TTATCATCAGCTCCCAAAGGGAGAATCGCAGCAAAGAATACTGAAAATGTTGGCAG CTCGGGCGTTGATGACCTTGAGAAGCGTTTGGCGGCTCTAAGAAACCCATAA
- the LOC25499282 gene encoding nuclear speckle splicing regulatory protein 1 isoform X2, with the protein MNEFKSTPGLSSSAPLNMNRDIHCKRADDSEPRISLDSMKKGSRSVNVEEDTNELPLPKSSKQHSHSSSGNIRESHAKEKSDKPRQPKKHSKHSTPNNDSFNNESKLTTTEQSRSMDTDSLQLHGTTNDNLPSKRTYSKKTKDIQGVGGSSKARSKAQHKEPDSGEGTHSRSSSKSRDPDSKEGPHSRSGSKSKNLNSNEGHPSRHDAKSKSKHRLSEDGQLERESNEDLLRKYTN; encoded by the exons atgaACGAGTTTAAATCTACCCCAGGACTTTCATCATCAGCACCTCTAAATATGAACCGAGATATTCATTGTAAAAGAGCTGATGATTCAGAACCCCGAATCTCCTTAG ATTCAATGAAAAAAGGTTCAAGGTCAGTGAATGTTGAAGAGGACACAAATGAGTTGCCCTTGCCTAAATCATCTAAGCAACACTCACATTCATCATCAGGAAACATTAGAGAGTCACATGCAAAGGAAAAATCAGACAAACCAAGGCAACCAAAAAAACATTCGAAACATTCAACACCAAATAATGATTCATTCAACAATGAATCAAAACTCACAACAACAGAGCAAAGTAGATCAATGGATACAGATTCTCTCCAACTCCATGGAACAACTAATGATAACTTACCATCTAAAAGGACTTATTCTAAGAAGACAAAAGATATTCAAGGGGTTGGTGGCTCATCCAAAGCAAGATCAAAAGCCCAACATAAGGAGCCTGATTCCGGTGAAGGAACACATTCTAGATCCA GTTCAAAATCTAGAGACCCTGATTCTAAAGAAGGACCTCATTCGAGGTCCGGCTCCAAATCGAAGAATCTAAACTCGAACGAAGGACACCCTTCCAGACACGATGCCAAATCTAAGAGCAAGCATAGACTCAGCGAAGATGGACAACTTGAGAGAGAATCCAATGAAGATCTATTGAGAAAATATACAAACTag
- the LOC25499282 gene encoding nuclear speckle splicing regulatory protein 1 isoform X1, which yields MNEFKSTPGLSSSAPLNMNRDIHCKRADDSEPRISLDSMKKGSRSVNVEEDTNELPLPKSSKQHSHSSSGNIRESHAKEKSDKPRQPKKHSKHSTPNNDSFNNESKLTTTEQSRSMDTDSLQLHGTTNDNLPSKRTYSKKTKDIQGVGGSSKARSKAQHKEPDSGEGTHSRSSSKSKESNSNEGSHSRTGSKSRDPDSKEGPHSRSGSKSKNLNSNEGHPSRHDAKSKSKHRLSEDGQLERESNEDLLRKYTN from the exons atgaACGAGTTTAAATCTACCCCAGGACTTTCATCATCAGCACCTCTAAATATGAACCGAGATATTCATTGTAAAAGAGCTGATGATTCAGAACCCCGAATCTCCTTAG ATTCAATGAAAAAAGGTTCAAGGTCAGTGAATGTTGAAGAGGACACAAATGAGTTGCCCTTGCCTAAATCATCTAAGCAACACTCACATTCATCATCAGGAAACATTAGAGAGTCACATGCAAAGGAAAAATCAGACAAACCAAGGCAACCAAAAAAACATTCGAAACATTCAACACCAAATAATGATTCATTCAACAATGAATCAAAACTCACAACAACAGAGCAAAGTAGATCAATGGATACAGATTCTCTCCAACTCCATGGAACAACTAATGATAACTTACCATCTAAAAGGACTTATTCTAAGAAGACAAAAGATATTCAAGGGGTTGGTGGCTCATCCAAAGCAAGATCAAAAGCCCAACATAAGGAGCCTGATTCCGGTGAAGGAACACATTCTAGATCCAGTTCAAAATCTAAGGAGTCCAATTCTAATGAAGGATCTCATTCAAGAACAGGTTCAAAATCTAGAGACCCTGATTCTAAAGAAGGACCTCATTCGAGGTCCGGCTCCAAATCGAAGAATCTAAACTCGAACGAAGGACACCCTTCCAGACACGATGCCAAATCTAAGAGCAAGCATAGACTCAGCGAAGATGGACAACTTGAGAGAGAATCCAATGAAGATCTATTGAGAAAATATACAAACTag